A region from the Curtobacterium sp. MCBA15_012 genome encodes:
- a CDS encoding gluconokinase, which produces MTDSDVLPPVLVMGVSGSGKSTIGQALSDAFAEQGQPSVFVDADDLHPAANKEKMRQGVPLTDEDRWPWLDACATRIAEVQASGHRCVMANSALKRAYRDRLRAAAPDLVIAFLDGSHDLVAVRQSHRHHEYMPTSLLDSQFATLERPQADETAVLVSIDGPVDDTVVTITSALAVTSG; this is translated from the coding sequence ATGACCGACAGCGACGTCCTCCCGCCCGTGCTCGTGATGGGGGTCTCCGGCTCCGGCAAGTCGACCATCGGCCAGGCGCTGTCCGACGCGTTCGCCGAGCAGGGCCAGCCGAGCGTCTTCGTCGACGCGGACGACCTGCACCCGGCCGCGAACAAGGAGAAGATGCGGCAGGGCGTGCCGCTCACCGACGAGGACCGTTGGCCGTGGCTCGACGCCTGCGCGACGCGCATCGCCGAGGTCCAGGCCTCGGGGCACCGGTGCGTCATGGCGAACTCCGCGCTCAAGCGCGCCTACCGCGACCGCCTGCGTGCGGCCGCGCCCGACCTGGTGATCGCCTTCCTCGACGGCTCCCACGACCTCGTCGCGGTGCGCCAGTCGCACCGCCACCACGAGTACATGCCGACGTCGCTGCTCGACTCGCAGTTCGCGACCCTCGAGCGCCCGCAGGCCGACGAGACCGCCGTCCTCGTGTCGATCGACGGTCCCGTCGACGACACGGTGGTGACGATCACGTCGGCACTCGCGGTCACTTCCGGCTGA
- a CDS encoding sensor histidine kinase — MTTDAPAPPPGTRRVLGGSRFGRIGRVLPIAVVQIAGTLLASGVVGGPGGPGPGPGARPHWVIGGPPSPPVDVVPLAVVLLVAGVVALPWRWSFPRTVLVVTLCTTVGYAVLVPARGPFVAALTMAMANAWFRGHRSAVLVSAAVAVALLPTADDLVGRSSGADLDGVFLALAWVTVTIVVSELARDRTERVAERRRARVAAEQQRARDERVQIARELHDSVAHSMSLINLQAGVALHLGAGLPEATKESLTSIKDTSRDALVELRAILGVLRSADGTGLTRTGTGMGTGTAEGTAAGTGTAAGTGTAAGTGTAAGTGTASGTEAVAGAGAPARAVAAAGGPDRVPERNPVPGLDRVPDLVARARAAGVDVSVRVDGDPTAIGGIVDRNAFRIVQESVTNVMKHAPGHRATVDVRVGPDVVELVVEDRPRPDAPPRADPAAQPSVRLGDAGNGLIGMRERADAVGGTMTAGPLPGGGWRVAARLPRPADRAALADRAALADRAALVDRPGPTDRAAPADRAALAHRPAPTDHAAPSDRPVPSDRPAPSDRPAPRPEDRA; from the coding sequence GTGACCACCGACGCCCCTGCTCCGCCGCCCGGTACCCGCCGGGTCCTCGGTGGGTCGCGCTTCGGTCGGATCGGGCGGGTGCTCCCGATCGCCGTCGTGCAGATCGCCGGCACCCTGCTCGCCTCGGGTGTCGTGGGCGGTCCGGGCGGTCCCGGCCCCGGCCCCGGGGCGAGACCACACTGGGTCATCGGTGGTCCACCGAGCCCGCCCGTCGACGTCGTGCCGCTCGCGGTCGTGCTGCTCGTGGCCGGCGTCGTCGCCCTGCCCTGGCGGTGGTCCTTCCCGCGGACGGTCCTCGTGGTCACCCTCTGCACGACCGTCGGGTACGCCGTCCTCGTCCCCGCGCGCGGACCGTTCGTCGCTGCGCTCACGATGGCGATGGCGAACGCCTGGTTCCGTGGACACCGGAGCGCCGTCCTGGTGTCCGCCGCCGTCGCGGTCGCGCTGCTGCCGACCGCCGACGACCTGGTCGGACGGTCGTCCGGCGCGGATCTCGACGGCGTCTTCCTCGCCCTGGCCTGGGTCACCGTGACGATCGTCGTGTCGGAGCTCGCCCGCGACCGGACCGAGCGCGTCGCCGAGCGGCGGCGCGCTCGGGTAGCGGCCGAGCAGCAGCGCGCCCGCGACGAGCGCGTCCAGATCGCGCGGGAACTGCACGACTCGGTCGCCCACAGCATGTCGCTCATCAACCTGCAGGCCGGGGTGGCACTGCACCTCGGCGCCGGGCTCCCCGAGGCGACGAAGGAGTCACTCACGAGCATCAAGGACACCAGCCGCGACGCGCTCGTCGAGCTGCGGGCCATCCTCGGCGTGCTGCGCTCGGCCGACGGGACGGGCCTGACACGGACCGGAACAGGGATGGGGACCGGGACGGCTGAGGGTACGGCTGCGGGGACGGGTACGGCTGCGGGGACGGGTACGGCTGCGGGGACGGGTACGGCTGCGGGGACGGGTACGGCGTCGGGGACCGAGGCGGTCGCGGGGGCGGGAGCACCGGCGCGGGCTGTGGCGGCGGCCGGGGGACCGGACCGCGTTCCCGAACGGAACCCGGTCCCCGGGCTGGACCGTGTCCCCGACCTCGTCGCCCGTGCGCGGGCGGCCGGGGTCGACGTGTCGGTCCGTGTCGACGGGGACCCGACGGCGATCGGCGGCATCGTCGACCGCAACGCCTTCCGGATCGTGCAGGAGTCCGTCACCAACGTGATGAAGCACGCGCCCGGCCACCGCGCGACGGTCGACGTCCGTGTCGGACCGGACGTGGTCGAGCTCGTGGTCGAGGACCGCCCGCGACCGGACGCTCCTCCGCGCGCCGACCCGGCTGCGCAGCCCTCGGTCCGGCTCGGCGACGCCGGCAACGGGCTCATCGGCATGCGCGAGCGGGCCGACGCGGTCGGCGGGACGATGACGGCCGGACCGCTGCCCGGCGGCGGCTGGCGGGTCGCGGCACGCCTGCCCCGCCCGGCCGACCGCGCCGCGCTGGCTGACCGCGCCGCGCTGGCTGACCGCGCTGCGCTGGTGGACCGACCCGGGCCGACCGACCGCGCTGCGCCGGCCGACCGCGCTGCGTTGGCGCACCGACCCGCGCCGACCGACCACGCTGCGCCTTCCGACCGCCCTGTTCCTTCCGACCGCCCTGCGCCTTCCGACCGCCCCGCCCCGAGACCCGAGGACCGAGCATGA
- the gndA gene encoding NADP-dependent phosphogluconate dehydrogenase, giving the protein MAENDGQANIGVIGLAVMGSNLARNLASREGNTVAVYNRTFARTEELMREHGDAGFIASEDIDGFVASLSKPRTAIIMVQAGKGTDAVIEQLAERFEEGDIIVDGGNANFHDTIRREHDLKEKGLNFVGTGISGGEEGALHGPSIMPGGSDEAWETLGPILKSIAAVAEGEPCVTHIGTDGAGHFVKMVHNGIEYADMQLIAESYDLLRRAGGHSVEELVEIYGKWNEGDLESYLIEITGEVLKQQDADTGKPLVDVIRDEAGSKGTGVWTVQNAVGLGIPVSGIGEAVFARAVSSKPSQRAAVQQSVQRRPDVVEVPDTFEDDVRAALYASKVVAYAQGFDVIIAGAKEYGWDIDLGNVAKIWRGGCIIRAQFLNRIVEAYDENPGLESLLVDPYFANAVAEGEAAWRRIVGIAVASGIPAPGFSSALAYYDSLASDRLPASLIQGQRDFFGAHTYQRIDKDGTFHTLWSEDDRREVEQEPSTH; this is encoded by the coding sequence GTGGCAGAGAACGACGGACAGGCGAACATCGGGGTCATCGGCCTCGCCGTGATGGGGTCGAACCTCGCACGGAACCTCGCATCACGCGAGGGGAACACGGTCGCGGTCTACAACCGCACCTTCGCGCGCACCGAGGAGTTGATGCGTGAGCACGGCGATGCCGGGTTCATCGCGTCCGAGGACATCGACGGGTTCGTCGCGTCGCTGTCCAAGCCACGGACCGCGATCATCATGGTGCAGGCCGGCAAGGGCACCGACGCCGTCATCGAACAGCTCGCCGAGCGGTTCGAGGAGGGCGACATCATCGTCGACGGCGGCAACGCGAACTTCCACGACACCATCCGTCGCGAGCACGACCTCAAGGAGAAGGGGCTGAACTTCGTCGGGACCGGCATCTCCGGTGGCGAGGAAGGGGCCCTGCACGGTCCGTCGATCATGCCGGGCGGCTCGGACGAGGCCTGGGAGACGCTCGGGCCCATCCTGAAGTCGATCGCCGCGGTCGCCGAGGGCGAGCCCTGCGTGACCCACATCGGGACCGACGGTGCCGGCCACTTCGTGAAGATGGTGCACAACGGCATCGAGTACGCGGACATGCAGCTCATCGCGGAGTCGTACGACCTGCTCCGTCGCGCCGGGGGCCACAGCGTCGAGGAACTCGTCGAGATCTACGGCAAGTGGAACGAGGGAGACCTGGAGTCCTACCTGATCGAGATCACCGGCGAGGTGCTCAAGCAGCAGGACGCCGACACCGGCAAGCCGCTCGTCGACGTCATCCGTGACGAGGCCGGCTCGAAGGGCACCGGTGTCTGGACCGTGCAGAACGCGGTCGGCCTGGGCATCCCGGTGTCCGGCATCGGCGAGGCGGTGTTCGCGCGCGCCGTGTCGTCCAAGCCGTCGCAGCGTGCCGCCGTGCAGCAGTCCGTGCAGCGGCGACCGGACGTCGTCGAGGTCCCCGACACGTTCGAGGACGACGTGCGCGCCGCGCTCTACGCGTCGAAGGTCGTCGCGTACGCGCAGGGCTTCGACGTCATCATCGCCGGCGCGAAGGAGTACGGCTGGGACATCGACCTCGGCAACGTGGCGAAGATCTGGCGGGGTGGCTGCATCATCCGGGCGCAGTTCCTCAACCGCATCGTCGAGGCGTACGACGAGAACCCGGGACTCGAGTCGCTCCTCGTCGACCCGTACTTCGCGAACGCCGTCGCCGAGGGCGAGGCCGCCTGGCGCCGGATCGTCGGCATCGCGGTGGCGTCGGGCATCCCCGCACCGGGCTTCTCGTCGGCACTGGCGTACTACGACTCGCTCGCGTCCGACCGTCTCCCCGCGTCGCTCATCCAGGGCCAGCGGGACTTCTTCGGCGCGCACACCTACCAGCGCATCGACAAGGACGGCACCTTCCACACCCTGTGGTCGGAGGACGACCGCCGCGAGGTCGAGCAGGAGCCGTCGACGCACTGA
- a CDS encoding response regulator transcription factor — protein MSDATVTAPIRVVLVDDQVLIRAGLRALVDAEPGMTVVGEAGDGDTAVDLVGRERPDVVLMDIRMPGSDGLDATRRIGTDPDLGAVHVVILTTFEEDAYVFEAIRGGAAGFLVKDTEPAELLRAIRTVYAGESLLSPGATRSLVAAYATHAKPSALAPALDVLTERERQVMQLVALGLTNAEIAERLFVSPMTTKTHVSRAMIKLGARDRAQLVVFAYETGLATPGWQP, from the coding sequence ATGAGCGACGCGACCGTCACCGCACCGATCCGTGTCGTGCTCGTCGACGACCAGGTGCTGATCCGCGCCGGCCTCCGCGCACTCGTCGACGCCGAACCCGGGATGACCGTGGTCGGGGAAGCGGGCGACGGCGACACCGCGGTCGACCTCGTTGGCCGGGAGCGCCCGGACGTGGTGCTCATGGACATCCGGATGCCGGGGTCGGACGGGCTCGACGCCACGCGACGCATCGGAACCGACCCGGACCTCGGTGCGGTGCACGTGGTGATCCTGACGACCTTCGAGGAGGACGCGTACGTGTTCGAGGCGATCCGCGGCGGAGCGGCGGGGTTCCTCGTGAAGGACACCGAGCCCGCCGAGCTCCTCCGGGCGATCCGGACGGTGTACGCGGGGGAGTCGCTGCTGTCCCCGGGGGCGACACGGTCCCTCGTCGCCGCCTACGCGACGCACGCGAAGCCGTCCGCCCTCGCGCCGGCGCTCGACGTGCTGACCGAGCGGGAACGACAGGTGATGCAGCTCGTCGCGCTCGGCCTGACGAACGCCGAGATCGCCGAGCGCCTGTTCGTCAGCCCGATGACCACGAAGACCCACGTGTCCCGCGCGATGATCAAGCTCGGTGCCCGCGACCGGGCGCAGCTCGTGGTCTTCGCCTACGAGACGGGCCTGGCGA